Below is a genomic region from [Chlorobium] sp. 445.
AAGGATAAATCAACTCTTTGACAAACAGCATATCACCCACGTCGCAGCTCAAACCCGTTTCTTCTTTTACTTCACGGCGCACCGCCTCTTCTAACGTCTCTCCCACTTTGACACCGCCACCGGGCAAAATCCATGATTCATCTGGCAAATCTATTCCACTCAAAAAACGCCGATGCTTGACAAGCAGCGCTCTTCCATCTTGCACAGCTAATGCCGCCACTCGTAGACGAATACTAGTGTTAGTTTGAGACATGTTTGTATGTTCTACGCAGAGTGATGACGAAACAGGCCTTCTTTGGTTGCTAGAAAGTGATAGCTCCCTAACGGCGCCAGAATTTGCTCAACGGGCAAATACTCTTTTTTTTCTTCCGACCATGCTAAGGCTTGCACATCTCCACTTTCAATCATCTGCCTAAGGCAGGCTTGCAATTGTTCTTTCTCCAAGCAGGTTTCTTTTTGTAACTCTTCAAACGAGAGTACAAAATGCAGCGCGTCAAGTACCGCTTCTTCTTCGCGCGACAGCGGTATGCGTGAGCGTTGCTTTGACATAGGCTTCCCTTACTGAACTTATTAGATTTTTGTTATCTTGTTTTTCGTTAAAATTATTAGTTCAACGGTTCTCAACCTAAATCTTCAACCTAAGTTTTTTTGAGCTTTGCTCGACTCTCAAACCGATCTTTTTTTCTTTGACGATCATGCTGATTCGTCTTTTCCTGTTTTGCATGCTGCTCTTGCCTTTTGCTTCTACGCTTTGGGCACAACCTGAGCCCCAAACCGTCTGCTTTTACTTCAAGCGACAAAATTTGCTCAATGCTGATGACGGTCTGACGCTCTTCATCTTAAACACGCGCCAGCTCTCGCCTGAGCTTCAATTGCGGATTCAACCTAAAACGAAATTCTTCTACCTTGAAACCGCTAAGCCTATTGCAGGTGCCACGCCCAGCGCTAATGAAATTGTCCAAGTCTTTGAAAGTCGTCTTAGCTCCTTCTTCACTGAATTTGATAAACGCAAACTCTCCACACCTGCACAATACAAAGACCTGCTTGAAGCTGTCACAAACGGTAACCGCATATTGAGGCAAGTCAATCTTAGTGCATTTGGCATTCCCGACCGAGTTCTCGCCTTCGATGCGGATGCTGCCGATTCTAATCCCAGACTTCTTAAAGATGCTCACAGCGCCGAAGCCATGGCGCTCTACAACTTAGCGCTCGGGGAATGGCGAGAACAAACGGCGCTACTCGACTATAAAGATCGCTTGCTTAAAAGCACAACTGTCTCACGCCTCCTGCGCCGTACTACGCTTGAATCACTCTTTGAGGAGCCAGTGGCGATCAAACCTACTAAGCTCATGACTGAAGATCTTGCTCAAATTCAAAAAGCTGAAGAGCGTGCAACTTGGGCTTTTCTCTTGGCATTTTTTTCACTGATTGTGACGCTTTATCTTGCTATAATTTCTCTCAGTACCTTGCGCAAGCAGCGTGAGCAACTCTCTAAGCTTGAGTCCAAAGTCAAACATCTGGATTCCAAACTCAACAAACCCTTTTATCAAGAAGTCCTGCAACAATCCGAAAGCCATAGCCTTAGCCCTAAGGTGTTTGACAGTGTGCTCTCTCGTCTGGCTGCGCTTGAAAAGCAAGTTGGAGTTGAGCGTCGCACTACGGCTTTCCAAAATGACCTTGCACGACAAGCGCAAACCATCATTGCGTCTTATCACTCACGCTGGCAAGAGACGCAGCCTGTTGCACAAACGGAGATCGCGCATAAACTTCTTCTTTATCTCGACGAATTTCTTGCAGAACTCACGCTGCTCGATAGCGATATGCCTGTCAAATCCTTTATTCAAAAATCGCTTATCACGCATATCGATAAAATTGATGCCCTTTTCCAAGCTGAACCAGATGCTCCAATCAACACACCTGAGAGCGTACAAACCTATCTCAAAGCCCTGATGGATGTCTTCGGCGTCAAAGAAATTGAAGTCAAGCAAAAGCAGTCGCTTTTTGATATTGAAAAGCATGAAAAAGCTGGCGCAATTCTAAAAACGAATTATGAGCCCGGTACTGTTCTTAAAGTGATTCGACGCGGACTTGTCTACAACGGCTCGATTCGTAAAGCTCAAGTTGTCAAAGCAGAATAAAACGCTGCAAGCTCAACACAGAGTTGTTGTGCAGTCGTTGTCGTGTCTTTGCACCGATTTCTGATGAATCTTCTTCTAACTCTTAATCCGCTTAATTCTTTCAACAATGCTTCGCACCTTTCTCTTTGTGCTGCTCTGGACTTTTGCTGCACCTGCTCCATCGATTTATGACTTTACCGTCAAAACAATTGATGGTAAGGAGAAATCACTTTCGGATTATCAAGGCAAAGTGGTTTTAATTGTCAATGTCGCTTCCGAATGTGGCTATACGCCTCAGTATGCTGAGCTCGAGAAACTCTATCAGAAATACCGTGATAAAGGATTTGTGATTTTAGCTTTCCCTTCTAACGATTATGGCGGACAAGAGCCGGGTAGCAATGCAGATATCAAAAAGTTTTGCACTACAACCTACGGTGTTACCTTCGAGCTTTTTGAGAAAATTCCCACAAAAGGTGAAAAGAAGCACCCGCTCTATGCGTATCTGACCAGCCAAGCGACACCTTCTGGTGAAATTGGTTGGAATTTTGAGAAGTTTCTTATCTCACGCGATGGCAGAATTGTCGGGCGTTTCAAAAGTGGTGTAAATCCCATGAGTGCTGACTTAACAAAAGCTATTGAAGCAGAACTAGCAAAGAAATAGCCCTTTTTAGTCTTGCCTTGCACAGTATCTTCTAACGCATAAAGGTTATGCGCAGCTCAAGCGGCTGCGGCACACATGCCCATCGCATACAAGCACAGTGTGCTGCACCGTTTGTCTCTCAAAGCGTCCAAATCGTCTTTTGAACAGGCACAATCACGCCTCAAAGAGATTGTCAATTCCTCGTGCAGAGCAGATATTCGTTTTGAGCAACATGCTCAGTACTTTTTATGAAGTCAAAAGAAGGAGAACTGCTATGCCTACATCCATGTCATGGCTCTACATCTACGCCTTTGCTCTGCCTATCTTTTTCATCTTGGTGTTCATTTTCTACAAATTTGCGTCTTACAAATTTCAGCAGGATAACATCCGTCTGGAGCCACTGAGTGAAATGTATAGCGACAATGTCGTCGGGCTCTCTAAAGAAGAACTTGAAGTGCGCAAAAAGCAGGAGGCTGAAAAGCTCAAAGCATTAGATGAAGCCCTGCGTAAAATCCCGATGGAGTTTGTCAACGGCAAGTTTGTACCCATGACCGGTGAAAAGTTAGAGGCTGAACTTGCACGGCGTAAGGCTGAAGAAGAAGCGCGTCGCAAAGCTACACAAGTTGCTGCAAGCACGACCAGCACTGAGACATCGGCATCGCACTCATCATCGCCCAATACAACAGCCGCAGCGTAACCTGCAGCATGTTTCCTGTTCTTTCTTCCTGTTTTTCTTAGTGCATTTGTTGGTTGAAGGTTGAGGGTCCCTGTTACTTCGGTAACGGGGGCTTTTTTATTGCTGTTTTTCTTTTTCTCTTCTTCATTTCTTTCATTCCCTGTGGTTCTTCACCTATCTTTTCCTATCTTCGCCACTTCTCAAGATTCACTTTGCTTGAAACATGAAAACAAAATTGCCTAAACTTCATGTACTTACCTTAGGGTGCTCTAAAAACACTGTCGATTCCGAAATGCTGCTGGCACAAGCGCAGGCTAATGACTTTATCCTTACCTCTGAGGCTCACAAAGCCGATGTGCTGGTCATTAACACTTGTGGATTTATTGAAGCCGCCAAGCAAGAATCTATTGACCACATCTTAGCCGGTGTGGCACTCAAAAAGTCTGGTCGACTTAAAAAATTGCTTGTGATGGGTTGCCTTTCGGAACGCTATCGCTCAGAGCTTGAGCGTGAAATTCCCGAAGTGGATCGCTACTTCGGAGTCTTAGATTTTGATGGTAAAACCCTTTCAGATATTCTCATTGAACTTGGAGGGCATCTTAAAGCAGAACTCTTAGGCGAGCGTGCTCTTTCTACGCCATCACATTTTGCATACCTAAAAATTTCAGAAGGGTGCGATAATCCTTGCTCATTCTGTGCTATTCCGCTGATGCGTGGCGCTCATCGCTCTAAGCCTATCCCTGCCCTTCTTAGCGAAGCCACACGGCTCTATGAACAGGGCGTCAAAGAACTTATTCTCATCGCACAAGATCTTACATACTACGGTCTTGACCTTTATGGTGAGCGCAAGTTAGATGAACTACTCAAACGACTCTCTGATATTGGATTCTGTTGGATTCGCTTACTTTATGCTTATCCTGCAAAGTTCCCAAAAGAGATTTTGCCTGTTATCTGCGAGCGCGAAAATATCTGCAAATATCTTGATATGCCGATTCAGCATGCCAATGATGACGTGTTGAAATCCATGCGCCGCGGTATCACGAAGCGCCGTCTTATTGAACTCATTGAAGAGATTCGTGCCGAAGTACCCAACATTTGCTTGCGCACCACCTTCATTTTTGGTTATCCAAATGAAACCGAAGCAATTTTTGAAGAAGCCCTTGAGTTTATTGCCGAGATGAAATTCGACCGCTTAGGCTGCTTTTCTTACTCGCATGAAGAAAACACAGCTGCATTTGCATTACCTGACAATGTTCCTTCCCGAGAGAAAAAGCGCCGTGTAGAGCGTGCCATGGCACTGCAAGAAAAAATTTCGCTAAAGAAAAACGAATCGCTTATCGGCTCTACCATGCGCGTCTTGATTGACCGCATTGAGCACGGCGTTGCTATTGGACGTACTGAATTCGATGCCCCCGAAGTTGATAACGAAGTCATCATTAACTCTGCTCATCCTGACTTTTCTACAAAAGCACTTCGTGTCGGTGAGTTTTACGATGTTGAAATCACTGATGCTGAAGCCTTTGACTTATTTGGCACCGTTCTTTGCAAATCTTAAATCACTTCACGCTATGCGTTACTACCTGACCATTTCTCTTTTTTTGCTCTTTGCTTTTAGCCAACTCAATTGTGGTGGCAAAAAAATTGAAACCCTGAACATTATTGATGAAGTCGTCGGCACAGGCGCTGTAGCAGAGCCGGGCAAAAAACTTACGGTGCACTACACGGGTATGCTGACGAACGGCAAGGTATTTGATTCATCTCGCTTGCCGGGAAGAGTGGCATTTGAATTTGTCTTAGGCACTGGAATGGTCATTCCGGGGTGGGATGAGGGCTTGAAAGGCATGCGTGTTGGCGGCAAGCGTCGGCTTGAAATTCCGCCGCACTTAGGCTATGGCAGTGAGCCTGCAGGCGAGATTCCACCAAATAGCGCCTTGATTTTTGATATAGAATTGCTTAGCGTGGAATAGCGCCTACGCGGCAAGTGAATCGGGTGAATCGGATGTACCGCGCTCGAGAATCGCTGGGATTTTCTCGTGCTTAACATCCTTTGTGTGATTTTCTTTGAGCAGCATGTTAGCATATTTGCGACAGATTTCCTTATGGCGCAAGAGGTCTGTTGCATAGCAGTAAGCGATGCGTACCGAATCGGTATTGATCAGCGTTAGGCGCCGCTTGCTGAGGCTGTGTAGAATACACAGTTCGAGATAATTGAGGCTAAAGAAAACGGCTTCAATAAAGCGCAGCGGGCGCGTCTGGAAACCAAATTTTATCAGTGTCGCATCACTGAAGTAGTAGGTTGTGCCACGCAGCAGCAGATCTTTGGAGTATTTCCCGCGTTCAATGTCTTCGCACAGTTTTAGCAGCCCTTGCGAGAGCGACGCCAGCATTTTGCGCGAGCCAACAATATCAGTACGGAAAAATCATATGATGTCCCTAAGTGAATCTCGCGCTTTTTTTCCAAATCGGGACAGTAAAAAGCATCTCTGAGTGATATGTGTAGATGCCTAACTTCATAAAGAGCGGCGTTGTGATAAAACGAAGAAAGCGGTAGATGATGATGAAGGCAAGGAGCCAAAGCAGTGCTATTAGAATCGATGTCATATGGGTTTTGTTTGCGTACTGAAAGATACAAGAAAATCTGTTTCCAAATTGTAAAATTTGTTCTGCGTGGCTACAATTTTCTGTAAGCAAACTTTACAAGAGTTTAACAGATGCTT
It encodes:
- a CDS encoding glutathione peroxidase — its product is MLRTFLFVLLWTFAAPAPSIYDFTVKTIDGKEKSLSDYQGKVVLIVNVASECGYTPQYAELEKLYQKYRDKGFVILAFPSNDYGGQEPGSNADIKKFCTTTYGVTFELFEKIPTKGEKKHPLYAYLTSQATPSGEIGWNFEKFLISRDGRIVGRFKSGVNPMSADLTKAIEAELAKK
- a CDS encoding peptidylprolyl isomerase; the encoded protein is MRYYLTISLFLLFAFSQLNCGGKKIETLNIIDEVVGTGAVAEPGKKLTVHYTGMLTNGKVFDSSRLPGRVAFEFVLGTGMVIPGWDEGLKGMRVGGKRRLEIPPHLGYGSEPAGEIPPNSALIFDIELLSVE
- the rimO gene encoding 30S ribosomal protein S12 methylthiotransferase RimO, whose translation is MKTKLPKLHVLTLGCSKNTVDSEMLLAQAQANDFILTSEAHKADVLVINTCGFIEAAKQESIDHILAGVALKKSGRLKKLLVMGCLSERYRSELEREIPEVDRYFGVLDFDGKTLSDILIELGGHLKAELLGERALSTPSHFAYLKISEGCDNPCSFCAIPLMRGAHRSKPIPALLSEATRLYEQGVKELILIAQDLTYYGLDLYGERKLDELLKRLSDIGFCWIRLLYAYPAKFPKEILPVICERENICKYLDMPIQHANDDVLKSMRRGITKRRLIELIEEIRAEVPNICLRTTFIFGYPNETEAIFEEALEFIAEMKFDRLGCFSYSHEENTAAFALPDNVPSREKKRRVERAMALQEKISLKKNESLIGSTMRVLIDRIEHGVAIGRTEFDAPEVDNEVIINSAHPDFSTKALRVGEFYDVEITDAEAFDLFGTVLCKS